Part of the Pseudomonas lijiangensis genome is shown below.
CCACAAAGTAATCCATGGCCCCGACTAATTGGCATTACCCTCCTGTGGGAGCGACTTCAGTCGCGAACAACGCGCGATCAAACCGCCAATAACCGCTCCCGCAGCTTGGCGATCTCGTCGCGCATCTGCGCCGCGGCCTCGAACTCCAGGTCGCGGGCCAACTGGTACATTTTCTCTTCCAGTTGACGAATGCGCTTGGTGATTTCGCTGGGTGAGCGCAGTTCGTTCTCGTAGCGGGCGTTTTCTTCCGCGGCCTTGGCCATGCCTTTGCGCTTCTTGCTCCGCGAACCCGGGACCGTCGCGCCTTCCATGATGTCCGCCACGTCCTTGATGACACCCTTGGGCGTGATGCCATTGGCCAGGTTATGGGCGATCTGCTTTTCACGACGCCGTTCGGTCTCGCCAATGGCCCGTTCCATGGAACCGGTCATGCGATCGGCATAGAGAATCGCCCGGCCATTGAGGTTACGAGCTGCCCGACCGATGGTCTGGATCAGGGAGCGTTCGGAACGCAGGAAACCTTCCTTGTCGGCATCTAGAATCGCCACCAAAGACACTTCCGGCATGTCCAGGCCTTCGCGCAACAGGTTGATCCCCACCAGCACGTCGAAAGCCCCGAGACGCAGATCGCGGATGATCTCGACCCGCTCAACAGTATCGATGTCCGAGTGCAGGTAACGGACCCGCACCCCATGGTCGCCCAGATAGTCCGTCAAATCCTCGGCCATGCGCTTGGTCAGGGTCGTGACCAGCACTCGCTCTTCCAGCGCCACACGCTTGTTGATTTCCGACAGCAGATCATCGACCTGAGTCAGCGCAGGACGAATCTCGACCTGCGGGTCCACCAGCCCAGTCGGGCGCACCACCTGTTCGATGACTCGCCCGGCATGCTCTGCCTCGTAAGGCCCCGGCGTGGCCGAAACGAAGATGGTCTGCGGGCTGACCGCCTCCCACTCGTCGAAGCGCATGGGCCGGTTATCCAGTGCCGATGGCAGCCGGAAGCCATATTCCACCAGGGTTTCCTTGCGCGAGCGGTCGCCTTTGTACATTGCACCGACCTGCGGCACGCTGACGTGGGACTCGTCGATCACCAGCAAGGCGTCAGGCGGCAGGTAGTCGTAAAGCGTGGGCGGTGGCGCTCCCGACGGGCGGCCCGAGAGATAGCGGGAGTAGTTTTCGATGCCGTTGCAGTACCCCAGCTCCAGAATCATTTCCAGGTCAAAACGGGTGCGCTGCTCAAGACGCTGGGCTTCCACCAGCTTATTGTTGTTGCGCAGGTATTCCAGGCGCTCCTGTAACTCGACCTTGATGCCTTCCATCGCTTCGAGCAGCGTCTCGCGGGGCGTCACATAGTGGCTCTTGGGGTAGAAGGTAAAACGCGGCAGCTTGCGGATCACCTCCCCCGTCAGCGGATCGAAGGCCGACAGGCTTTCCACCTCGTCGTCGAACAGTTCGACGCGGATCGCTTCCAGATCGGACTCGGCCGGGTAGATATCGATGACATCGCCTCGCACCCGAAAGGTCGCACGGGCAAAATCCATGTCGTTGCGGGTGTACTGCAGATCCGCCAGACGGCGCAGCAAGGCGCGCTGGTCGAGTTTGTCGCCACGGTCGATGTGCAGGACCATACGCAAGTAGGTTTCCGGGCTGCCCAGACCATAGATGCAGGACACCGTGGTGACGATGATCGCGTCCTTGCGCTCCAGCAGGGCCTTGGTCGCGGACAGGCGCATCTGCTCGATATGGTCGTTGATCGAAGCATCCTTCTCGATGAAGGTGTCCGACGACGGCACATAGGCTTCCGGCTGATAGTAGTCGTAGTAGGAGACGAAATACTCCACCGCATTGTTGGGGAAAAACGTCTTGAACTCGCCATACAACTGGGCCGCCAGGGTCTTGTTCGGCGCCAGCACCAGGGTCGGGCGCTGTACCTGGGCAATGACGTTGGCGATGCTGAAGGTCTTGCCCGAGCCGGTCACGCCCAGCAGGGTCTGGTGCGCCAGCCCGGCCTCGATCCCTTCCACCATCAGGCGGATGGCCTCGGGCTGATCGCCGGCTGGCTCAAAACGGGTGACGAGCTGAAACTCGGACATGACCTACCTCTTGATTCGTTTACGCCAAGGGTTCGTCTGCGCAGGCCACACCCGCAAAAACGAAATCACCGCAAACGCCGATCCCGCCGGGAAAGACGTGCAGTGTTTGAAGTGATGCACTGTAGATGGAGCCATATACTCGTCTTTCAAGTCATGGATTGCATCACCGATTGCCGGTCGGTCAGACGAACGTTGTCCCCGGAGCTGGAAAAACCTCGAAAAAACCTGTTACGCCCTGTCGCTCCCGGACCGGATGCTCTTTATACTGACTCCCCGTTTGTGCACCGCTCTGGCGCATTCTGTTGGAGCATGCACTGCACTTCCCTTCACCCTTCATTCAGAGCTGCCGCAAACAATGAGCCTGTTCTCCGCTGTCGAAATGGCGCCCCGCGATCCGATCCTGGGTATCAACGAAGCATTCAACGCCGACACCCGCACCAACAAGGTCAACCTTGGGGTGGGCGTCTACTGTGACGAAGACGGGCGCATTCCATTGCTGCGCGCAGTGGCCGAAGCCGAGAAGATTCGCGTGGCGCAACACGCCCCTCGCGGCTACCTGCCAATCGACGGCATCTCGGCCTACGACCTGGCCGTGCAGAAACTGCTGCTGGGCGCCGACTCGCCGCTGATCGCCTCGGGCCGCGTGCTGACCACCCAGTCCGTCGGCGGCACTGGCGCTCTGAAAATCGGTGCAGACTTCCTCAAGCGCCTGCTGCCCGATGCCGTAGTCGCCATCAGCGACCCAAGCTGGGAAAACCACCGCGCCCTGTTTGAAGCGGCGGGCTTCCCGGTCCAGGACTATCGCTACTACGACGCCCCGACCCACGACGTGAATCGTGCCGGCATGCTGGAAGACCTGCAGAACCTGCCGAACGGCTCCATCGTTGTGCTGCACGCCTGCTGCCACAACCCGACCGGTGTCGACCTGACCCTGGACGACTGGAAAAAGGTTCTGGAAGTGGTCAAGGCCAAGGGCCACGTACCTTTCCTGGACATGGCTTACCAGGGCTTCGGCCAGGGTATCGACGAAGACGCACTGGCTGTGCGCCTGTTCGCGGATTCGGGCCTGACCTTCTTTGCCTCCAGCTCGTTCTCCAAATCCCTGTCGCTGTACGGCGAGCGTGTCGGCGCCCTGTCGATCATCACCGAGTCGAAGGAAGAAACCGCCCGCGTCCTGTCCCAGGTCAAGCGCGTGATTCGTACCAACTACTCCAACCCGCCGACTCACGGCGCAATCATCTCTGCCGCAGTCCTCAACGACCCGGCACTGCGCGCCATGTGGGAAGAAGAACTGGGCGAGATGCGCGTGCGTATCCACGGCATGCGCAAAGCCATGGTAGAGCGCCTGGCCACTAACCCGGCCGGTCAGGACTTCAGCTTTGTCGGCCGTCAGTGCGGCATGTTCTCCTACTCGGGCCTGACCGCCGAACAGGCCCAGCGCCTGCGCAGCGAGTTCGGTATCTACGCGCTGGATACCGGGCGTATCTGCGTGGCAGCCCTGAACCAGAAGAACATCGACGCGGTCTGTGACGCGATCAAGCAAGTGCTGTAATTCATTGCTGCAAATGAAAGGGAGGCCAGATGCAAGTCTGGCCTCCCTTTTTCATGCCCGAGGCAAAAATACCTCAAGTTATCTCCAGACACGCCGCTAAATCTTCCGTGGTTTTCCGGATGAAAACCCACATGGACATGCAGACGATATTGCCTGCATCAAGATGCATTCAGGACTACACGGAGATTACATGAAGTTCCAGTCTTTCAAACTCCCCCTCACCGCAGCAGCTCTTGCACTTTCGCTGAGCCCCCTGGCCTCCATGGCCGCGGTCATCGAAGTCACCATGCAGAACAACACGCCAAAGACCTTGACGCTTGTTTCTTCGACCAGTGGCTTCCCGTCTACTCTGACACCTTTTCAGACCGTTACTTTCATCGCGCCATCGGGCTTCAGCAGCAGCGATGTACAGGCTGATTATGCGAGCGGCCAGTCCACCGGCGGCTGCAGATTCCAGGCTGGCCACAAGGAGTACTCCACTGGCCCGCAATACACCAGCAGCGCCAAGGGTTATGGACAACTCTCGGATGGTGCCTGCTATGAATACGTTTCCAAGAAATGGTCGGCACCTTACAACTACAAAATCCATTTCATGATGTCGCAATAAGTATCGGCCCACGTCGATAAGGACAAAAAGGGGAAGCAGGCGCAAGTCTGGCTTCCCTTTTTCATAGATGTACGCCTGTAGAACCGCAACGCTTTCAACATAAAAAACAACACAACAATCCGACGGCAGAGCACCATGAAAAAGAAAGTCATCATTGATTCGGATATGGGCTGGGACGACGTTCTATCGATTTCCTACCTGATGAAAGACCCCACTGTTGAAATCATTGGCTTGACCGTTACCGGCTGCGGCGAAACCAATCTGGGCTGGGGAACGATCATTGCCCAGAACTTGCTGGCCATTGGCAACAAGCAGAACACGCCGGTTGCAGTGGGCACGGAAACGCCCCTGAAATACGACAACAAGTTCCCTCAGGACTTCAAGAGCGACATGAATGACATCATGGGCCTGATCGGAAGCCTGAACCCTGTGGAACTGCCAGTCATTTCCCCGCTGTCGGCCTGGGAGTTCCTGTTTGAAACGGTAAAAAACAGCAAGGACAAGATCACGATTCTGTCCCTGGGCGGCTTCACCAACATCGCCAAAATGCTGGAGCTCTGCAAACAGCCAGGCGACATCGCAATGATCGAAGGCATCTACGCCATGGCCGGCGCGGTGTATGTCGACGGTAATGTGGCCGGGCTCAGCACCGCCAAACCCGAGTGGAATCAGGGCAGCCTCTACAGCAGCAACTACTACGCCGAATGGAACGTCTTTGTGGATGCCGTCGCAGCCAACAATGTGTTCCAGTCACAGATCCCGCTCACACTGGTGCCACTGGACGTCTGCAATCAGGTCATTCTGGACCCCAGCTATTCGGACAAGATCAAGGCTCAGGACCCAGTGGCAACTCTGGTGCGCCAGGTGCTTGAAACAAAATCCGGCAGCCATGCCGAAGGCGGACTGCCCGTTCCTATCTTCGATCCGCTGGCGACCATGCTCATGGCGGGCGGCATCCCGTCCACCAAGACCGATACGCAGTTTCTGTCCGTAGAGACGCAGCAGTCCGAGCACGACAACCACTGCGGGAAGATCAACGTTGAAAGCAGCGGCTCCCGCAAAATCGTCTTTGTTCAGGGCGTTTCCCAAATGGCCTTCAGTGAAAACTTTGCCAAGGTCATCAATGGCCCGTTGAGCTGAATGAAAAAAGAGCCTGATCAACCATCAGGCTCTTTCCTGGACGTAAATTCCCGCCCCCGTTCCTCGTTTAATGGACAGTTCTCGTGGCCGTCGCCTGCCGACGGGCTGAATTCTCCAAGCAGGAACCCTGCATGAAACGCTCTCGACACCCTGGACGCGCCGTCCTTCTGGCGCTGTGCATGTTTCCGGTCATTGCCGTGTGCGCCTGGCAAATCATGCCTTCGGGCAACAACGATGCCGTGACCGCCCTCGTCACCCGCAGCGACATACAAAGCAGCGTGACCGCACTGGGCACTCTGCAACCGCGCAGTTATGTGGATGTGGGTTCCCAGGCCACCGGCCAGATCATGAAGATCCACGCGCAGGTCGGGGATCAGGTCAAGGAAGGTCAACTGCTGGTGGAGATCGATCCGTCCACGCAAAAGGCCCGGCTCGATGCCGCCCGCTACGCCATTGAAAACCTCAAGGCCCAGCTTCAGGAGCAGCGCGCCCTGCACGAACTGGCTCAGCAGAAACAGCAGCGCCAGCGAAGCCTCGCAGCCGCAGGCGCCACCCGCGCCGAAGATGTGCAGGCCGCCGAATCCGAGTTTCGCGCCACTCAGGCACGGGTCGACATGTTCAAGGCGCAGATTCTCCAGGCCCAGGCCAGCCTGCGCAGCGACGAAGCCGCGCTGGGCTATACCCGCATCTATGCGCCGATGTCCGGGACCGTGGTCGCGCTGGATGCGCGGGAAGGCCAGACCCTCAATGCCCAGCAGCAGACCCCGCTGATCCTGCGCATTGCCCGGCTCTCGCCCATGACGGTGTGGGCCGAAGTGTCCGAGGCCGATATCGGCCATGTCAAACCCGGCATGAACGCCTACTTCACTACGCTCAGTGGCGGCACCCGGCGCTGGAACAGCACGGTGCGGCAGATTCTTCCGGTACCGCCCAAGCCGCTGGAACAGGCCAATCAGGGAGGTGGCAGCCCGAGCAGTTCGGGCAAGAGCGGCAGCGGTCGCGTAGTGCTCTATACCGTGCTGCTGGATGTCGACAACGCCGACCAGGCACTGATGGCGGAAATGACCGCGCAGATCTTCTTTGTCGCCAACAGCGCTCAAAACACCCTGACCGCTCCCCTTGCCGCCCTCAAAAGCGGGCCGCAGGCCGACCTGCAAACCGCACGGGTGCTCACCGCCAGCGGCGACATACAGAACCGCGAAGTCCGTACCGGGATCAGCGACCGCTTGCGGGTGCAGATTCTCGAAGGGCTGAATGAAGGTGATCGGCTGTTGATCGGCCCGTCCGTCGGCAGCGGAGGCTGAATGCAGACGCCACTGATCGACCTGCGGGATATCCGCAAATCCTACGGCGGTGGCGACAGCCCGCTGGTCAACGTGCTGCGGGGCATCGACCTGTCGATCCATGCCGGAGAGTTCGTGGCCATTGTCGGTGCCTCCGGCTCGGGCAAATCGACCCTGATGAATATCCTCGGCTGCCTCGACCGTCCAAGCGCCGGGCAGTACCTGTTCGCCGGGGAAGATGTGGCCGGGCTGGACAGCGACGAACTGGCCTGGCTGCGGCGTGAAGCCTTTGGTTTCGTGTTTCAGGGCTACCACCTGATTCCGTCCGGCTCGGCGCAGGAAAACGTCGAGATGCCAGCCATCTACGCCGGAACGCCCGCACAAGAGCGTCATGCCCGCGCCGCTGCCCTGCTCGATCGACTGGGTCTGGCGTCACGTACCGGCAACCGTCCGCACCAGCTCTCCGGCGGCCAGCAACAACGGGTTTCCATTGCCCGGGCGCTGATGAATGGCGGGCATATCATCCTCGCCGACGAACCCACCGGCGCACTGGACAGCCACAGCGGTGCAGAGGTCATGACCCTGCTGGACGAACTGGCCAGCCAGGGGCATGTGGTGATTCTGATCACCCACGACCGGGAAGTCGCCGCCCGCGCCCGGCGCGTCATCGAAGTCAGTGACGGCCTGATCGTCAGCGACACGGCATCCGGCAATCCGCAAGCCCCAAACAACCCGGCCGCCCTCCAGGCCGTTGACCTGCGCCAGCGTCTGAATGAAGGCAGCACTCGCAATGGTGCCTGGAAAGGCGAACTGCTCGATGCCATCCAGGCCGCGTGGCGGGTGATGTGGATCAACCGGTTCCGCACGGCCCTGACCTTGCTGGGCATCGTGATCGGCGTCGCCTCGGTGGTGGTCATGCTGGCGGTGGGCGAAGGCAGCAAGCGTCAGGTCATGGCGCAGATGTCGTCCTTCGGCTCCAACATCATCTACCTCAACGGCAAGTCCCCAAGCCCGCGCACGCCCAAAGGCATCATCACGCTGGAAGAAGTGGCCGCCCTGGGCGAGCTGCCGGAAGTCAAAATGATCATGCCGGTCAATGGCGGACAGGCAGGCGTGCGCTTTGGCAACCTCGATCACTCCAGTTACGTGGGCGGCAACGACACGCATTTTCCGGCCATCTTCAACTGGCCGGTCGTCGAAGGCAGTTACTTCACCGAAGCAGACGAAAGAAACGCCGCAGCCGTGGCGGTGATCGGGCACAAAGTCCGGCAAAAGCTGTTCAAGGACATGGCCAGCCCCATCGGCCAGTACATTCTCATCGAGAACGTGCCCTTCCAGGTGGTGGGCGTCCTGCAGGAAAAAGGCGCCAGCTCAGGCGACCTGGACAGCGACAATCGCATTGCCATTCCCTACTCCTCGGCCAGCATCCGCCTGTTCGGCACCCAGAACCCGGAATACATCGCCATCGCCACCAAAGATGCCGGCAAGGTCAAGGAAGCCGAGCGCTCGATCAATGACCTGATGCAGCGCCTGCACAACGGCAAGAACGATTACGAACTGACCAACAACGCCGCCATGATCCAGGCCGAAGCCAGGACTCAGAACACCCTGTCGCTGATGCTCGGCTCGATTGCCGCCATTTCCCTGCTGGTGGGCGGTATCGGCGTGATGAACATCATGCTGATGACCGTGCGCGAGCGCACCCGGGAAATCGGCATCCGCATGGCCACCGGCGCACGCCAGGGCGACATCCTGCGCCAGTTCCTCACCGAAGCCGTGATGCTCTCGGTGGTGGGCGGGCTGGCCGGTATCGTGCTGGCATTTGGCATGGGCGCAGCGCTGCTGCTGGGCAAGATCGCCGTGGCGTTTTCCCTGTTCGCCGTTGCCGGGGCCTTTGCCTGTGCAGT
Proteins encoded:
- the uvrB gene encoding excinuclease ABC subunit UvrB, which gives rise to MSEFQLVTRFEPAGDQPEAIRLMVEGIEAGLAHQTLLGVTGSGKTFSIANVIAQVQRPTLVLAPNKTLAAQLYGEFKTFFPNNAVEYFVSYYDYYQPEAYVPSSDTFIEKDASINDHIEQMRLSATKALLERKDAIIVTTVSCIYGLGSPETYLRMVLHIDRGDKLDQRALLRRLADLQYTRNDMDFARATFRVRGDVIDIYPAESDLEAIRVELFDDEVESLSAFDPLTGEVIRKLPRFTFYPKSHYVTPRETLLEAMEGIKVELQERLEYLRNNNKLVEAQRLEQRTRFDLEMILELGYCNGIENYSRYLSGRPSGAPPPTLYDYLPPDALLVIDESHVSVPQVGAMYKGDRSRKETLVEYGFRLPSALDNRPMRFDEWEAVSPQTIFVSATPGPYEAEHAGRVIEQVVRPTGLVDPQVEIRPALTQVDDLLSEINKRVALEERVLVTTLTKRMAEDLTDYLGDHGVRVRYLHSDIDTVERVEIIRDLRLGAFDVLVGINLLREGLDMPEVSLVAILDADKEGFLRSERSLIQTIGRAARNLNGRAILYADRMTGSMERAIGETERRREKQIAHNLANGITPKGVIKDVADIMEGATVPGSRSKKRKGMAKAAEENARYENELRSPSEITKRIRQLEEKMYQLARDLEFEAAAQMRDEIAKLRERLLAV
- a CDS encoding amino acid aminotransferase translates to MSLFSAVEMAPRDPILGINEAFNADTRTNKVNLGVGVYCDEDGRIPLLRAVAEAEKIRVAQHAPRGYLPIDGISAYDLAVQKLLLGADSPLIASGRVLTTQSVGGTGALKIGADFLKRLLPDAVVAISDPSWENHRALFEAAGFPVQDYRYYDAPTHDVNRAGMLEDLQNLPNGSIVVLHACCHNPTGVDLTLDDWKKVLEVVKAKGHVPFLDMAYQGFGQGIDEDALAVRLFADSGLTFFASSSFSKSLSLYGERVGALSIITESKEETARVLSQVKRVIRTNYSNPPTHGAIISAAVLNDPALRAMWEEELGEMRVRIHGMRKAMVERLATNPAGQDFSFVGRQCGMFSYSGLTAEQAQRLRSEFGIYALDTGRICVAALNQKNIDAVCDAIKQVL
- a CDS encoding nucleoside hydrolase is translated as MKKKVIIDSDMGWDDVLSISYLMKDPTVEIIGLTVTGCGETNLGWGTIIAQNLLAIGNKQNTPVAVGTETPLKYDNKFPQDFKSDMNDIMGLIGSLNPVELPVISPLSAWEFLFETVKNSKDKITILSLGGFTNIAKMLELCKQPGDIAMIEGIYAMAGAVYVDGNVAGLSTAKPEWNQGSLYSSNYYAEWNVFVDAVAANNVFQSQIPLTLVPLDVCNQVILDPSYSDKIKAQDPVATLVRQVLETKSGSHAEGGLPVPIFDPLATMLMAGGIPSTKTDTQFLSVETQQSEHDNHCGKINVESSGSRKIVFVQGVSQMAFSENFAKVINGPLS
- a CDS encoding efflux RND transporter periplasmic adaptor subunit, whose translation is MKRSRHPGRAVLLALCMFPVIAVCAWQIMPSGNNDAVTALVTRSDIQSSVTALGTLQPRSYVDVGSQATGQIMKIHAQVGDQVKEGQLLVEIDPSTQKARLDAARYAIENLKAQLQEQRALHELAQQKQQRQRSLAAAGATRAEDVQAAESEFRATQARVDMFKAQILQAQASLRSDEAALGYTRIYAPMSGTVVALDAREGQTLNAQQQTPLILRIARLSPMTVWAEVSEADIGHVKPGMNAYFTTLSGGTRRWNSTVRQILPVPPKPLEQANQGGGSPSSSGKSGSGRVVLYTVLLDVDNADQALMAEMTAQIFFVANSAQNTLTAPLAALKSGPQADLQTARVLTASGDIQNREVRTGISDRLRVQILEGLNEGDRLLIGPSVGSGG
- a CDS encoding MacB family efflux pump subunit, with amino-acid sequence MQTPLIDLRDIRKSYGGGDSPLVNVLRGIDLSIHAGEFVAIVGASGSGKSTLMNILGCLDRPSAGQYLFAGEDVAGLDSDELAWLRREAFGFVFQGYHLIPSGSAQENVEMPAIYAGTPAQERHARAAALLDRLGLASRTGNRPHQLSGGQQQRVSIARALMNGGHIILADEPTGALDSHSGAEVMTLLDELASQGHVVILITHDREVAARARRVIEVSDGLIVSDTASGNPQAPNNPAALQAVDLRQRLNEGSTRNGAWKGELLDAIQAAWRVMWINRFRTALTLLGIVIGVASVVVMLAVGEGSKRQVMAQMSSFGSNIIYLNGKSPSPRTPKGIITLEEVAALGELPEVKMIMPVNGGQAGVRFGNLDHSSYVGGNDTHFPAIFNWPVVEGSYFTEADERNAAAVAVIGHKVRQKLFKDMASPIGQYILIENVPFQVVGVLQEKGASSGDLDSDNRIAIPYSSASIRLFGTQNPEYIAIATKDAGKVKEAERSINDLMQRLHNGKNDYELTNNAAMIQAEARTQNTLSLMLGSIAAISLLVGGIGVMNIMLMTVRERTREIGIRMATGARQGDILRQFLTEAVMLSVVGGLAGIVLAFGMGAALLLGKIAVAFSLFAVAGAFACAVVTGVVFGFMPARKAARLDPVAALTSE